A DNA window from Bombus huntii isolate Logan2020A chromosome 10, iyBomHunt1.1, whole genome shotgun sequence contains the following coding sequences:
- the LOC126870637 gene encoding casein kinase I, whose protein sequence is MSMQLAMSVAKNEFIVGSKYRLLRKIGSGSFGDIYLGINISNGEEVAVKLESIRARHPQLLYESKLYKILHGGIGIPHIRWYGQEREYNVLVMDLLGPSLEDLFTFCTRRFTIKTVLMLADQMIGRIEYVHCKHFIHRDIKPDNFLMGIGRHCNKLFLIDFGLAKKYRDSRTRLHIMYREDKNLTGTARYASINAHLGIEQSRRDDMESLGYVLMYFNRGSLPWQGLKAATKKQKYEKISEKKMSTPVEVLCKGFPAEFAMYLNYTRGLRFEESPDYMYLRQLFRILFRTLNHQYDYTFDWTMLKQKNCLPTLTTGGGPGQSAPNAQGQGQAQAQPPAQTNAQPERIKL, encoded by the exons ATGTCGATGCAGTTGGCAATGTCAGTAGCAAAGAATGAGTTTATTGTGGGTAGCAAATACAGGCTGTTGAGAAAGATTGGCTCGGGATCCTTTGGCGACATTTACCTCGGTATCAACATCTCTAATGGTGAG GAAGTTGCTGTTAAGTTGGAAAGTATACGTGCTCGACATCCTCAACTCTTATATGAGTCAAAGctatataaaattttgcaTGGTGGTATAGGAATACCTCATATACGTTG GTATGGACAAGAACGAGAGTATAATGTACTTGTCATGGACCTCCTTGGTCCATCTCTTGAAGACCTTTTCACCTTTTGTACTAGAAGATTCACAATAAAAACAGTCTTAATGTTAGCAGATCAAATGATTGGTAGGATTGAATATGTTCATTGCAAACATTTTATTCATAGAGACATCAAACCAGATAACTTTTTAATGGGTATTGGCCGTCACTGTAATAAG CTCTTTCTTATTGATTTTGGATTAGCTAAAAAATATAGAGATAGTCGTACAAGACTGCATATAATGTATCGAGAGGATAAAAATTTAACAGGCACAGCAAGGTATGCTTCGATTAATGCACATCTTGGGATAGAACAGAGCCGCCGTGATGATATGGAATCACTTGGTTATGTGCTTATGTATTTCAATCGCGGATCTCTTCCTTGGCAAGGACTTAAAGCTGCTACCAAAAAGCAGAAATATGAGAAAATAAGTGAAAAGAAAATGTCCACGCCTGTGGAAGTTTTATGTAAG gGATTTCCTGCTGAATTTGCGatgtatttaaattatacacgAGGTCTACGTTTCGAAGAAAGTCCAGATTATATGTATCTTCGCCAACTTTTCCGTATACTTTTCCGTACATTGAATCACCAATATGATTATACTTTTGATTGGACAATGTTGAAGCAAAAGAATTGTCTCCCTACTTTAACAACTGGAGGTGGTCCAGGTCAATCCGCACCAAATGCTCAGGGGCAAGGACAAGCCCAAGCTCAGCCACCAGCTCAGACCAACGCTCAACCAG aaAGGATAAAACTATAA